One segment of Sesamum indicum cultivar Zhongzhi No. 13 linkage group LG4, S_indicum_v1.0, whole genome shotgun sequence DNA contains the following:
- the LOC105160203 gene encoding uncharacterized protein LOC105160203, whose protein sequence is MWAELICGLLLYRLVKRFFCEDDAHLNLHSSNFNFLFASAKRLEKLYRGSKVYVGLQIPDPDSASRQNIDLVLVTDQEAVVISVRNVSGFVSIDKDGNWACTNAKNHKTEHIPNPVAETKKLVSILEDYLEQRGVALPEGYLSYKVICPNPDFRSIHLDSFPPEVITYDQWTQLKPEQRSLYSGWIKGALLGGKKKMQESFCEKLNSVLSTAPIWDRLELKGNKCILGEFIEFKGRQDDLQALRKIKRSKVSRLTVQKMSIFGFAHSTVQLLCAPRDYRVEGPSWSSQLEEVTVRSSTEVVFQPQNSTKSCKYKLSSVISLSMSA, encoded by the exons ATGTGGGCTGAGCTGATATGTGGTCTGCTTCTTTACCGCTTGGTCAAGCGCTTCTTTTGCGAAGACGACGCCCACCTCAATCTCCATTCCTCCAACTTCAATTTCCTCTTCGCCTCCGCCAAAAG GTTGGAAAAGCTTTATCGAGGATCCAAAGTTTACGTTGGCCTCCAAATTCCAGACCCTGATTCTGCTTCTCGCCAGAATATTGATCTTGTTCTCGTCACTGAcca GGAGGCTGTGGTGATTTCCGTAAGGAATGTATCAGGATTTGTGTCCATTGATAAAGATGGTAATTGGGCGTGCACCAATGCAAAGAACCACAAAACTGAGCATATCCCCAACCCT GTAGCTGAAACCAAAAAATTAGTCTCCATCCTTGAAGATTATCTTGAGCAAAGGGGAGTTGCTCTCCCAGAAGGATATTTGTCTTATAAGGTCATATGTCCTAACCCAGACTTTAG GTCCATTCATTTGGACTCTTTTCCACCTGAGGTTATTACCTACGATCAGTGGACCCAATTAAAACCCGAGCAAAGAAGTTTGTATTCTGGATGGATCAAAGGTGCACTTCTTGgtggaaagaagaaaatgcagGAGTCATTTTGTGAGAAGCTGAATTCTGTTCTCAGCACCGCTCCAATTTGGGATAG GTTAGAGCTCAAAGGCAACAAGTGTATTTTAGGTGAATTTATTGAATTCAAAGGCAGACAGGATGACCTTCAGGCTTTAAGAAAGATCAAAAGATCCAAAGTGAGTCGCCTGACTGTCCAGAAGATGAGCATTTTTGGTTTTG CTCATTCGACAGTCCAACTTTTGTGTGCTCCTCGTGATTATCGAGTTGAAGGACCTTCGTGGTCTTCACAGTTGGAAGAAGTCACTGTTAGATCAAGCACAGAGGTAGTTTTCCAGCcacagaattccacaaaatcaTGCAAGTATAAGCTTTCTTCAGTTATTTCCTTGTCGATGAGTGCTTGA